The following are encoded together in the Acidobacteriota bacterium genome:
- a CDS encoding phytanoyl-CoA dioxygenase family protein encodes MATRKDRIVDTDWSALTLGQRIRHLEVEGYVVLPDLLDSEHLERLRAETARMETIPRDYSIHQRGRSSVQFWGGPITDLIAHPPTIAFLKELFGDRIIMMSYGYDRSEPGHPGISLHSDGQPWGSRIFGYNLSCPRLVRVLYYLEDLTPEVSPFKVIPRSHLSFHNDGNPYLRYEDHPEQVMVTCKAGSAALINQNVFHGNFPNVGTYAREMLAIAYRPAWAGPGSEIDPWDPEELAKVPPAVREVMGDRNTRIWNYGGGNKPPNMPLVAPGIDPSRWERVS; translated from the coding sequence ATGGCAACGCGAAAAGACAGGATTGTGGATACCGACTGGTCGGCCCTGACGCTGGGGCAACGCATCCGGCACCTGGAGGTCGAAGGTTACGTGGTCTTGCCCGACCTGCTGGACAGCGAACACCTGGAGCGCTTGAGGGCCGAGACTGCCAGGATGGAGACCATACCCCGGGACTACAGCATTCACCAGCGCGGCCGGTCCAGCGTCCAGTTCTGGGGCGGTCCCATTACCGACTTGATCGCTCATCCGCCCACCATCGCCTTTCTGAAGGAGCTTTTCGGGGACCGGATCATCATGATGAGCTACGGCTACGATCGTTCCGAGCCGGGCCACCCCGGGATCAGCCTGCACAGCGACGGCCAGCCCTGGGGTTCCAGGATTTTCGGGTACAACCTGAGCTGTCCCCGCCTGGTGCGTGTCCTCTACTACCTGGAAGACCTGACGCCGGAAGTCTCTCCCTTCAAGGTGATTCCCCGATCCCATCTGAGCTTCCACAACGACGGCAACCCCTACCTCCGCTACGAAGACCACCCCGAGCAGGTGATGGTCACCTGCAAGGCGGGCTCGGCCGCTCTCATCAACCAGAACGTTTTCCACGGGAACTTTCCCAACGTGGGCACCTACGCCCGGGAGATGCTGGCCATCGCCTACCGCCCCGCCTGGGCCGGCCCCGGAAGCGAGATCGACCCCTGGGATCCGGAAGAGCTTGCCAAGGTCCCACCCGCCGTCCGGGAAGTGATGGGTGACCGCAACACCCGGATCTGGAACTATGGCGGGGGCAACAAGCCTCCCAACATGCCCCTGGTCGCCCCCGGCATCGACCCCAGCCGCTGGGAACGGGTGAGCTGA
- a CDS encoding phytanoyl-CoA dioxygenase family protein, whose protein sequence is MPTTTLEQSRSEMWQSQGYLTGLEVFPESEMKDYRSQFDALEADQGQGKAEIGLNNLHFTHEFVWRLSTHPPVLEAIRSVLGPDVLLLGNHFFCKYPSTSRGDKFVAWHQDVTYWGLEPPRAVTAWLAIDDVDVDNGCMRVIPGSHRHGILTHGTSATAGNLLSINQEIAEESFDSSQTVDLVLKAGQMSVHDGMLIHGSNPNRSARRRCGLAIRFISPRVRQVRANSLGRHYRPVLVCGRDQFGHFPRTPVPFQ, encoded by the coding sequence ATGCCAACGACAACCCTGGAGCAGTCCAGGTCAGAGATGTGGCAGAGCCAGGGATATCTGACCGGACTGGAGGTCTTCCCGGAATCCGAGATGAAGGACTACCGGTCGCAGTTCGACGCCCTGGAAGCCGACCAGGGACAGGGCAAAGCCGAAATCGGGCTGAACAATCTGCACTTCACCCATGAGTTCGTCTGGAGACTCAGCACCCATCCTCCGGTTCTGGAAGCGATCCGTTCGGTCCTCGGCCCCGATGTCCTTCTCCTGGGCAACCATTTTTTCTGCAAGTATCCCTCCACGTCCCGAGGCGACAAGTTCGTGGCCTGGCACCAGGACGTGACCTACTGGGGACTGGAACCGCCGCGGGCGGTCACCGCCTGGCTGGCCATCGACGACGTGGATGTCGACAACGGCTGCATGCGGGTCATTCCCGGGTCCCACCGCCACGGCATTCTGACCCACGGCACCTCGGCGACGGCCGGCAATCTGCTCAGCATCAACCAGGAAATCGCCGAGGAGAGCTTCGACTCGAGCCAAACGGTGGACCTTGTGCTGAAGGCCGGCCAGATGTCGGTCCACGACGGCATGCTCATCCACGGAAGCAACCCCAACCGCTCCGCCAGACGGCGCTGCGGTCTGGCGATCCGATTCATTTCTCCGCGGGTCAGGCAGGTTCGAGCCAACTCTCTGGGAAGACACTACCGGCCGGTCCTGGTCTGCGGGCGAGACCAATTCGGCCACTTCCCGAGGACCCCCGTACCCTTCCAGTAG